DNA from Panthera leo isolate Ple1 chromosome D2, P.leo_Ple1_pat1.1, whole genome shotgun sequence:
GGCTGCAGGCGTTCATTTCATCTACACTAGAGAAGGCAGGCAGAGTGGTGAGGCTTTTGTTGAACTTGAATCAGAAGATGATGTAAAAATGGCCCTTAAAAAAGACAGGGAAAGCATGGGACACCGGTACATTGAGGTGTTCAAGTCCCACAGAACCGAGATGGATTGGGTATTGAAGCACAGTGGTCCAAACAGTGCCGACACCGCCAATGATGGCTTCGTGCGGCTTCGAGGACTCCCATTTGGATGCACCAAGGAAGAAATTGTTCAGTTCTTCTCAGGGTTGGAAATTGTGCCAAACGGGATCACATTGCCGGTGGACCCCGAGGGCAAGATTACAGGGGAAGCCTTTGTGCAGTTTGCCTCACAGGAGTTAGCGGAGAAGGCCCTAGGGAAGCACAAGGAGAGAATAGGGCACAGGTATATTGAAGTGTTCAAGAGCAGTCAGGAAGAAGTTAGGTCATACTCGGATCCCCCTCTGAAGTTCATGTCTGTACAGCGGCCAGGGCCCTATGACCGCCCTGGCACGGCCAGGAGGTATATTGGCATTGTCAAGCAAGCAGGCCTGGAGAGGATGAGGTCTGGTGCTTATAGTGCAGGCTATGGGGGCTATGAGGAGTACAGCGGCCTCAGCGATGGCTACGGCTTCACCACTGATCTGTTTGGGAGAGACCTCAGTTACTGTCTCTCAGGCATGTATGACCACAGATACGGAGACGGCGAGTTCACTGTCCAGAGTACCACTGGACACTGTGTCCACATGAGAGGGCTACCATACAAAGCCACAGAGAACGACATTTACAACTTCTTCTCTCCACTCAACCCTGTGAGAGTCCATATTGAGATTGGCCCTGATGGAAGAGTGACGGGCGAAGCCGATGTTGAGTTTGCCACTCACGAAGAAGCTGTGGCAGCAATGTCCAAAGACCGGGCCAACATGCAACACAGATACATAGAACTTTTCCTGAATTCCACAACTGGGGCCAGCAATGGGGCGTACAGCAGCCAGATGATGCAAGGCATGGGGGTGTCGGCCCAGTCCACTTACAGTGGCCTCGAGAGCCAGTCTGTGAGTGGCTGTTATGGGGCTGGCTATGGAGGCCAGAACAGCATGGGTGGATATGACTAGTTTTGTAGGAGCATTTGAGTTATTGCAATCAAATTTTCACAGGCAGCCAACAAGCAGTGAAAAGCAATTATTACTCTAGAGGAAGCTGTGGGACCCATTTTGCACCATGAGTTTGTGAAATCTGGATTAAAAAATTACCTCTTCAGTGTTTTCTCATGCAAACTTTCTTCTAGCATGTGATATTGAGTAAACTAAAACTATTTTCAGCTTTTCTCAATTAACATTTTGGTAGTGTACTTCAGAGTGATGTTATCTGAGTTAAAGTAGTTTTGAGTACATTAAATGGATCTTTTACACCACATCACCGTGAACACATTGGGGAGACGTACTTTTTTGGAAAACTCAAGGTGCTAGATCCCTAATTCAAAGAGGAACATTTCTCATGTTTGTTCattctagtttattttcatttaaaatcttttaggttaagtttaagcttttaaaaataagttagttTTGAAAATTGAGACACATTA
Protein-coding regions in this window:
- the HNRNPF gene encoding heterogeneous nuclear ribonucleoprotein F; this encodes MMLGPEGGEGFVVKLRGLPWSCSVEDVQNFLSDCTIHDGAAGVHFIYTREGRQSGEAFVELESEDDVKMALKKDRESMGHRYIEVFKSHRTEMDWVLKHSGPNSADTANDGFVRLRGLPFGCTKEEIVQFFSGLEIVPNGITLPVDPEGKITGEAFVQFASQELAEKALGKHKERIGHRYIEVFKSSQEEVRSYSDPPLKFMSVQRPGPYDRPGTARRYIGIVKQAGLERMRSGAYSAGYGGYEEYSGLSDGYGFTTDLFGRDLSYCLSGMYDHRYGDGEFTVQSTTGHCVHMRGLPYKATENDIYNFFSPLNPVRVHIEIGPDGRVTGEADVEFATHEEAVAAMSKDRANMQHRYIELFLNSTTGASNGAYSSQMMQGMGVSAQSTYSGLESQSVSGCYGAGYGGQNSMGGYD